A stretch of the Pseudomonadales bacterium genome encodes the following:
- a CDS encoding phosphoadenosine phosphosulfate reductase family protein, translating into MQTLDIDLDAMNQSLRHESPQAIIEWALSLQEKTIATTSFGYYSAVSLHMISQIDKQLPIVWVDSGYNVKDAYSVAETLMHDLQLNMHIYNPDISAERRNAIMGGIPTIDDAHFDEFTRQVKLAPFARALDELKPKVWISGIQKFETEHRQSLDILSIDERGILKVAPIFYWTQAQIEQYMQQHQLPNCRHYFDPTKVHEHRECGLHTIAV; encoded by the coding sequence ATGCAAACTTTAGACATTGATCTTGATGCCATGAACCAATCGCTGCGCCATGAGTCACCGCAAGCGATCATTGAATGGGCCTTATCTCTTCAAGAGAAAACCATTGCAACCACTAGCTTTGGTTATTATTCAGCCGTTAGTCTGCATATGATTAGTCAAATTGACAAGCAACTGCCAATTGTTTGGGTCGACAGCGGTTACAATGTAAAAGATGCCTATAGCGTCGCTGAAACGCTGATGCATGACTTACAATTGAACATGCATATTTATAACCCTGATATCTCAGCAGAGCGAAGAAATGCGATTATGGGCGGCATTCCAACCATTGATGACGCTCACTTTGACGAGTTTACGCGGCAGGTTAAATTAGCCCCCTTTGCTCGTGCTCTAGATGAGCTAAAGCCAAAAGTTTGGATTAGCGGGATTCAAAAATTTGAAACCGAGCATCGCCAAAGCCTTGATATATTGTCTATCGATGAGCGTGGTATTTTGAAGGTTGCTCCTATCTTCTATTGGACACAAGCGCAAATTGAGCAATACATGCAACAACATCAGCTCCCTAATTGCAGACATTATTTTGACCCTACCAAAGTTCATGAACACAGAGAGTGTGGTCTGCATACGATTGCTGTCTAA
- a CDS encoding TIGR03619 family F420-dependent LLM class oxidoreductase encodes MRFAYHACMCPADQYIELAQAAERLGFDGFTMPDSICYPEHADTKYPYNADGSRNFLEGTPFIEPFIAIPAMAAVTESIRFTTSVVKLPIRNPIIVAKQLTSLQVMTQERFAFGVGLSPWVEDFEICGEQWQGRGKRFDEMIEIIRGLHSGEYYQFSGEYYQIPSHKMCPVPKTATPILIGGHAKPALKRAARIGDGWVHAGGDYETLKAYIDEINQYRAEYGRQNLPFEVHAITADAYSVDGVKRLTDAGVTECIIGFRDAYAGEEDKTSTADKINMMQWFAENIIEKL; translated from the coding sequence ATGCGATTTGCCTACCATGCCTGTATGTGCCCAGCTGATCAATATATTGAACTTGCCCAAGCTGCCGAGCGACTGGGCTTTGACGGCTTTACTATGCCGGACAGTATTTGCTACCCAGAACATGCCGATACTAAATATCCCTATAATGCTGACGGCAGTCGAAACTTCTTAGAGGGCACGCCGTTTATTGAGCCTTTTATTGCCATTCCAGCGATGGCAGCAGTCACTGAGTCGATTCGTTTTACAACATCGGTGGTCAAGCTGCCTATACGAAACCCTATTATTGTCGCCAAGCAGTTGACCTCCTTACAGGTTATGACGCAAGAGCGATTTGCCTTTGGCGTTGGTTTAAGCCCATGGGTTGAAGACTTTGAGATATGCGGCGAACAATGGCAAGGTCGAGGTAAGCGATTTGATGAAATGATCGAGATTATTCGCGGTCTTCACAGCGGTGAGTACTATCAGTTTAGCGGTGAATATTATCAAATTCCCTCACATAAAATGTGCCCCGTACCTAAAACNGCTACGCCCATTTTGATTGGAGGTCATGCTAAACCTGCTCTAAAACGTGCTGCGCGTATCGGTGATGGCTGGGTTCACGCCGGTGGTGATTATGAGACCTTAAAAGCTTATATTGATGAGATTAATCAATACCGTGCTGAATATGGTAGGCAGAACTTGCCCTTTGAGGTGCATGCTATCACTGCTGATGCTTATTCGGTTGACGGCGTTAAGCGACTTACAGATGCGGGCGTCACAGAGTGTATTATAGGCTTCAGAGATGCCTACGCTGGTGAAGAGGATAAAACTTCGACAGCAGATAAGATAAATATGATGCAGTGGTTTGCTGAGAATATTATTGAAAAACTTTGA
- a CDS encoding DUF1631 family protein yields MNNINVDAVVSQLQSIVLSNLQPSLAEFFTQFEQQLLDMADEASSNEQQWQLFAKARLLKKQEQQLSRRFEQTLIDRLVRFRTGSLDKIQLKIDDSPDLSLLADEALEKSIAISSLARRAEARNVEQLFALNQRLAILLGGDKLSDDGNPIGPLQLADIFLSTLSSLELSIKLQSIACRIFERAISAALSSSYQSANKLLIEQDILPNFKYSVTKPAASEIDNKPRATASQHAASSEPVAKSADSVGSSPAVNMTPDQPKTLADNIAASSAAATESSHLQQITQDQFKQHTQASLQAVTQSQSAPVSATGDAYQQQLLNNIADIQRRQLQPANQQATDIPSPDATFNASQNLQQVISTVENFQQQANHIQQLSEQKVEALSLDQMQSVNQSVLQAAQEHHASIDNQQAIDLVGRIFEYMLSDKQLPDAVKAVLSYLHTPYLKIAMADPSFIRDTKHCAKELLDALADAGRQWVNDDGKSQLQVFPKIKEIVRHLLIEYQGETSTVDELLQDMLAFNAKVSKKALILDQRAQSKAEGEEHMRSIKKAAKQSIASVAKGFKLTKPVRILIALPLSDHLTMLGLRYGVDSEHWQQSLQLVADVIASVEANAVDQDQGSRERFNDNVIYEVELALKSISFDHAKARKLIQLLMQAQTDAIAGQGLTAPADADQQEIELDEEFQEQAITEQEDCAIKELASLDFGTWLEFSDFEFIGIKRAKVAWYNAQSNRFMLSDNTGQFRKMLSAIDLAKAKLAGKVQIEQWIEKPFFERALEFVLLKLKTAV; encoded by the coding sequence ATGAATAACATTAACGTAGATGCAGTGGTTAGTCAGCTTCAATCAATTGTGCTGTCAAACTTACAGCCGAGTTTAGCTGAGTTTTTTACACAGTTTGAGCAGCAGCTATTGGACATGGCAGATGAAGCCAGCAGTAATGAGCAACAATGGCAATTATTTGCCAAAGCACGGCTGCTAAAAAAACAAGAGCAACAATTATCACGGCGTTTTGAGCAAACCTTAATTGACAGACTAGTGCGTTTTCGAACCGGTAGTTTAGATAAAATTCAACTGAAGATAGATGATTCACCCGATCTGAGTTTATTAGCTGATGAAGCATTGGAAAAAAGCATTGCAATCAGTTCGCTTGCAAGACGCGCTGAAGCGAGGAATGTAGAACAACTTTTTGCTTTAAATCAGCGCCTAGCGATATTACTTGGTGGTGATAAATTGAGCGATGATGGCAATCCCATTGGTCCCTTGCAGTTAGCCGACATCTTTCTCAGTACGCTCAGTAGCCTTGAGCTTTCAATCAAGCTACAAAGCATTGCCTGCCGTATATTCGAGCGCGCGATCTCAGCTGCGCTTAGTTCAAGCTATCAGTCGGCTAATAAGCTATTGATTGAGCAAGATATTCTGCCTAATTTCAAATACTCAGTAACAAAACCTGCTGCTAGCGAAATCGATAATAAGCCAAGGGCCACAGCAAGCCAGCATGCGGCGTCTTCAGAGCCAGTGGCAAAAAGCGCCGATTCAGTAGGCTCATCTCCTGCAGTAAACATGACGCCTGATCAACCTAAGACTCTTGCCGATAATATTGCTGCTTCATCTGCAGCCGCGACTGAATCGTCACATTTACAGCAGATTACACAAGATCAATTTAAGCAACATACTCAGGCATCACTACAAGCGGTGACACAGTCACAATCCGCTCCAGTATCGGCCACAGGTGATGCCTATCAACAACAATTATTGAATAATATTGCGGATATTCAACGACGACAGCTTCAGCCTGCAAATCAGCAAGCTACTGATATTCCAAGCCCAGATGCGACATTTAACGCTTCACAGAATTTACAGCAGGTCATATCAACCGTCGAGAATTTTCAGCAGCAGGCAAATCATATCCAACAGCTATCTGAACAAAAGGTTGAAGCCTTGTCGCTTGATCAAATGCAGTCGGTCAATCAATCGGTATTACAGGCTGCGCAGGAGCATCATGCCAGCATTGATAACCAACAAGCGATTGACTTGGTGGGTCGAATATTTGAATACATGCTGTCGGATAAGCAATTGCCGGATGCAGTAAAGGCCGTTTTAAGCTACTTACATACGCCTTATTTGAAAATTGCGATGGCCGATCCAAGTTTTATCCGCGATACAAAACATTGTGCCAAAGAATTATTGGACGCATTAGCCGATGCGGGCAGGCAGTGGGTGAACGATGATGGTAAATCGCAGCTGCAAGTGTTTCCAAAGATTAAAGAAATCGTCAGGCACCTTTTAATAGAATATCAAGGTGAAACCTCGACTGTGGATGAGTTGTTACAAGATATGTTAGCGTTTAACGCTAAAGTAAGTAAAAAAGCACTTATTCTTGATCAACGTGCTCAATCTAAGGCCGAGGGTGAAGAACACATGCGTTCTATAAAGAAAGCTGCTAAACAAAGTATCGCCAGTGTTGCCAAAGGTTTTAAATTAACCAAGCCTGTTAGAATTCTGATTGCTTTACCGCTGTCTGATCACTTGACCATGTTAGGGCTTCGATATGGCGTTGATTCTGAGCATTGGCAGCAGTCTTTGCAGCTTGTAGCCGATGTTATTGCCTCGGTTGAGGCAAATGCTGTCGATCAAGATCAGGGCTCGCGCGAGCGGTTTAACGACAATGTCATTTATGAAGTTGAGCTTGCCCTCAAATCTATTAGCTTTGATCATGCCAAAGCGAGAAAACTGATACAACTATTAATGCAGGCGCAAACAGATGCCATAGCCGGGCAAGGTTTGACTGCACCAGCTGACGCCGATCAACAAGAGATTGAACTGGATGAAGAATTTCAAGAACAGGCCATCACGGAGCAAGAGGATTGTGCGATAAAAGAGTTGGCTTCCTTAGACTTTGGCACATGGCTAGAATTTAGCGATTTCGAATTCATTGGTATAAAGCGCGCCAAAGTGGCTTGGTACAATGCACAATCTAACCGCTTTATGTTAAGTGATAATACCGGTCAATTTCGCAAAATGCTTTCAGCGATTGATCTTGCAAAAGCAAAACTGGCTGGCAAAGTGCAAATAGAGCAGTGGATTGAAAAACCTTTTTTTGAACGTGCCTTAGAATTTGTATTGTTGAAACTAAAGACAGCGGTCTAA
- a CDS encoding PilZ domain-containing protein, with amino-acid sequence MQAPKSRRQHARYSVELPIQVVNSNTNNIIGTLVNISRGGLLIVGDQALTENKLYQLELKLTKPVLDKLSIKIAVDCLWHESADQSGQLVWSGCQIIDCIDEEVNYLVEAMAQSSQLSV; translated from the coding sequence ATGCAAGCACCTAAGTCAAGACGGCAACATGCACGCTATAGTGTTGAATTGCCAATACAGGTTGTTAACAGCAATACAAATAATATAATTGGCACCTTGGTCAATATAAGCCGAGGAGGCTTATTGATTGTTGGTGATCAGGCGCTGACAGAAAATAAACTTTATCAGCTAGAACTGAAACTGACCAAGCCAGTGCTGGATAAGCTATCAATTAAAATAGCGGTCGATTGCCTGTGGCACGAATCGGCGGATCAAAGCGGTCAATTGGTATGGTCGGGGTGTCAAATCATTGATTGTATTGATGAGGAGGTAAACTATCTGGTTGAAGCGATGGCTCAAAGTTCCCAGCTGTCTGTTTAA